One Lentibacillus cibarius DNA window includes the following coding sequences:
- a CDS encoding uridine diphosphate-N-acetylglucosamine-binding protein YvcK, producing the protein MGRGNKPNVTVIGGGTGMPVLLRGLKNLPIELTALVTVADDGGSTGRLRNEMAIPAPGDIRNVIAALSDAEPMLLDLFQHRFNARNGLSGHSMGNLLLAAMTSITGNFFTGIKEISRVLNVKGNIYPISNQSLSLHAKMEDDTVVSGESNIPLANKKIERVFLSPEPVQPLPHAVESVENADLVVIAPGSLYTSILPNMIIPQMDEALTRTKGKVVYVCNVMTQAGETTAYTAADHIQAIRKHTGETCIDSIVVHNEPISPHIRDVYAEENATPVVYDTDRLIDMGLEIIEGDIINPSKTTLRHDKEKIAKLLYSIIDRE; encoded by the coding sequence ATGGGTCGTGGAAATAAACCAAATGTTACGGTGATCGGTGGTGGTACGGGGATGCCCGTCCTGCTACGTGGTCTGAAAAACTTGCCGATCGAGTTAACTGCCCTTGTAACGGTTGCTGATGATGGTGGGAGTACCGGACGTCTGCGGAATGAAATGGCGATACCGGCACCTGGTGACATACGTAATGTTATTGCGGCATTATCTGATGCAGAGCCGATGCTTTTGGATCTGTTTCAGCATAGGTTTAATGCTAGAAACGGACTTTCCGGACATTCGATGGGGAACCTGCTTCTTGCAGCAATGACGTCGATTACGGGCAACTTTTTCACTGGTATTAAAGAAATTTCCCGTGTTTTGAATGTGAAGGGGAATATTTACCCTATTTCGAACCAGAGCTTGTCATTGCATGCCAAAATGGAAGACGATACCGTCGTTTCGGGTGAATCGAATATTCCTTTGGCTAATAAAAAGATCGAGCGTGTTTTTTTAAGTCCGGAGCCAGTTCAGCCGCTTCCGCATGCAGTGGAATCCGTGGAAAATGCAGATTTGGTCGTGATAGCCCCTGGTAGCTTGTATACAAGTATCTTGCCTAATATGATTATACCGCAAATGGACGAAGCCCTCACACGAACAAAGGGTAAGGTCGTCTATGTATGCAATGTAATGACACAGGCAGGGGAAACAACAGCATATACTGCAGCTGACCATATTCAGGCCATTCGTAAACATACCGGAGAGACGTGTATTGATTCGATTGTTGTTCACAATGAACCAATCAGTCCACATATCCGTGATGTCTATGCAGAAGAGAATGCAACCCCTGTTGTTTATGATACCGACCGTCTAATAGATATGGGACTTGAGATCATTGAAGGTGATATTATTAATCCATCAAAAACGACGTTACGTCACGATAAAGAGAAAATAGCAAAACTGCTATATTCCATTATTGATCGGGAATAA
- the glpK gene encoding glycerol kinase GlpK has product MSETYILSLDQGTTSSRAVLFNHDGEIMETAQKEFEQFFPHPGWVEHDANEIWTSILACISEVLRKADVEPSQIAGIGITNQRETTVVWDKNTGKPIHKAIVWQSRQTDDICKELRDQGYQNLFQEKTGLLIDAYFSGTKVKWILDNVDGAKEKAENGDLLFGTIDTWLVYKLSGGKTHITDYSNASRTLMFNIYDLKWDDELLNILGVPKSMLPEVRQSSEIYANTVDYHFFGHEVPIGGIAGDQQAALFGQACFEKGMAKNTYGTGNFMLMNTGEEGVKSDHGLLTTLAWGVDGKVEYALEGSIFVSGSAIQWLRDGLKIIDHSPQSEDYATRVDSTDGVYMVPAFVGLGTPYWDSDVRGAFFGLTRGTTREHMIRATLESLAYQSKDVLDAMIADSGIELKTLRVDGGAVKNDFLMQFQSDMLGVPVERPVVQETTALGAAYLAGLAVGYWNDKEEIASQWKHDRTFNDEMDEQKRKELYAGWQKAVEAARTFK; this is encoded by the coding sequence ATGAGTGAAACTTACATTCTATCATTAGACCAGGGGACAACAAGCTCAAGGGCAGTTTTATTTAATCATGACGGAGAAATTATGGAAACAGCTCAAAAGGAATTCGAACAATTTTTTCCGCATCCCGGGTGGGTTGAACACGATGCCAATGAAATTTGGACTTCAATACTGGCTTGTATTTCAGAAGTGCTGCGTAAAGCTGATGTTGAACCATCACAGATAGCCGGCATCGGTATTACCAATCAGCGTGAAACGACCGTTGTTTGGGACAAAAACACGGGAAAACCGATTCATAAGGCAATTGTATGGCAATCACGTCAGACGGATGACATCTGTAAAGAATTGAGAGATCAAGGGTATCAAAATCTATTCCAGGAAAAAACCGGTCTTCTCATTGATGCCTATTTCTCAGGAACGAAAGTGAAATGGATTCTGGATAATGTGGATGGTGCGAAGGAAAAAGCCGAAAATGGTGATTTATTATTCGGCACAATAGATACGTGGCTCGTATACAAGCTTTCTGGTGGCAAAACACATATCACGGATTACTCCAATGCTTCCAGGACACTCATGTTCAACATTTATGATCTTAAATGGGATGACGAACTCCTTAACATACTGGGTGTTCCGAAAAGCATGTTACCGGAAGTACGTCAGTCTTCTGAGATTTATGCGAATACAGTCGATTATCATTTCTTTGGTCATGAAGTTCCCATCGGCGGCATTGCCGGAGACCAACAGGCAGCATTGTTCGGTCAGGCGTGCTTTGAAAAAGGTATGGCTAAAAACACGTACGGAACCGGTAACTTTATGCTGATGAATACCGGTGAGGAAGGGGTTAAATCCGATCACGGGCTGCTTACAACGCTGGCATGGGGCGTCGACGGAAAAGTGGAATATGCTTTAGAAGGAAGCATTTTTGTATCAGGTTCAGCCATTCAATGGTTGCGTGATGGATTGAAGATTATCGACCATTCGCCGCAAAGTGAGGATTACGCTACAAGGGTCGATTCGACAGACGGCGTGTACATGGTGCCGGCATTCGTCGGATTGGGTACACCATATTGGGACAGTGATGTCCGTGGTGCCTTCTTCGGTCTAACAAGGGGAACAACGCGAGAGCACATGATTCGGGCCACGCTTGAATCACTTGCTTATCAGTCAAAAGATGTGCTTGATGCGATGATCGCCGATTCCGGTATTGAATTAAAGACGTTAAGGGTTGATGGCGGAGCGGTAAAAAATGACTTCTTAATGCAATTTCAAAGCGATATGCTTGGTGTCCCGGTTGAACGCCCTGTTGTACAGGAAACGACAGCACTTGGAGCGGCCTACCTTGCTGGGCTGGCTGTTGGCTACTGGAACGACAAAGAGGAGATTGCAAGTCAGTGGAAGCATGATCGAACATTTAATGACGAGATGGATGAACAAAAGCGGAAGGAACTATATGCAGGCTGGCAAAAGGCAGTAGAAGCAGCAAGAACGTTTAAATGA
- a CDS encoding acyltransferase, which produces MRKTERYPVKHANSLWQIYKTVPFWKVMKNFIFIQLGRYTPFLRVKNWLYQVFLQMKVGDKTAFALMVMPDIMFPEKIKVGANSVIGYNTTILAHEYLINEYRVGEVVIGDNVMIGANSTILPGVTIGDGAIVSAGTLVHKDVPPGAFVGGNPMQVIRTKEKMEKQVDDHWKDDEA; this is translated from the coding sequence ATGCGCAAGACCGAACGATATCCTGTCAAACATGCGAATTCGCTGTGGCAAATTTATAAAACAGTACCCTTTTGGAAGGTTATGAAAAATTTTATCTTTATCCAATTGGGCAGATACACACCTTTTTTACGTGTGAAAAATTGGCTTTACCAAGTTTTTTTGCAAATGAAGGTGGGCGACAAGACGGCATTTGCTTTAATGGTCATGCCCGATATCATGTTTCCCGAAAAAATAAAGGTTGGTGCAAACAGTGTGATTGGGTATAATACCACAATCCTGGCTCATGAATATTTGATAAATGAATATCGGGTGGGGGAAGTGGTGATTGGTGATAACGTTATGATTGGTGCCAATTCCACGATTCTTCCCGGTGTAACGATTGGTGATGGTGCCATTGTGTCGGCGGGAACACTGGTCCATAAAGATGTACCGCCTGGGGCTTTTGTTGGTGGGAATCCGATGCAGGTGATTCGTACGAAGGAAAAGATGGAGAAACAGGTGGATGACCATTGGAAGGATGATGAAGCATGA
- the whiA gene encoding DNA-binding protein WhiA: MSFASEIKKELTGIELDTCCEYAELAALIRMNGALSMARNIYTLDVQTENAAIARRIYTLIKSLYSVPVELLVRKKMKLKKNNVYIVRMKEDVQELLTDLGVLQGPYTFTRKIPDKYLDRDCCRKSYLRGAFLAGGSINNPETSSYHLEIFNAYQEHNDALTELLNDFQLRARQLERKKGYITYLKEAEKITEFLSIIGAHNALFKFEDVRIVRDMRNSVNRLVNCETANLNKTIGAAFRQIENIQFIENTVGLDVLPEKLREIAVLRVEHQDITLKELGELISNGKISKSGVNHRLKKIDEFAEKLREERAVSKK, from the coding sequence TTGTCCTTTGCTTCAGAAATAAAAAAAGAACTAACCGGAATCGAATTGGACACATGTTGCGAATATGCTGAACTTGCAGCACTCATCAGAATGAACGGAGCCCTATCGATGGCTAGAAACATTTATACGCTTGATGTTCAAACGGAAAACGCAGCGATTGCCCGACGTATCTATACATTAATTAAATCGTTATATTCTGTTCCTGTTGAATTGCTCGTTCGAAAGAAAATGAAACTGAAAAAGAATAATGTGTATATTGTCCGCATGAAAGAAGATGTTCAAGAATTGCTTACTGATTTGGGTGTTTTGCAAGGTCCATATACGTTTACTCGGAAAATACCTGATAAGTATCTGGATCGTGACTGCTGCAGAAAATCCTACTTACGGGGGGCTTTTTTAGCAGGTGGATCCATCAATAATCCGGAAACTTCCTCCTATCATTTGGAAATTTTTAATGCTTATCAGGAGCATAATGATGCATTGACGGAGCTTTTGAATGATTTCCAGCTTCGAGCTCGACAGCTTGAACGAAAAAAAGGGTATATAACGTATTTAAAAGAGGCAGAGAAAATTACAGAGTTTTTAAGCATTATTGGCGCACACAATGCTTTATTTAAGTTTGAGGATGTCAGGATTGTCCGTGACATGCGCAATTCAGTAAACCGACTTGTCAATTGTGAAACGGCCAATCTGAACAAAACCATTGGTGCGGCATTCCGTCAAATCGAAAACATCCAATTTATTGAAAATACGGTCGGTCTTGATGTGCTCCCAGAAAAACTTAGGGAAATTGCAGTATTGAGGGTTGAACATCAGGATATCACATTAAAAGAATTAGGAGAACTCATCTCCAACGGGAAAATCTCCAAATCCGGTGTGAATCACCGACTGAAGAAAATTGACGAATTTGCCGAAAAACTAAGGGAAGAAAGAGCGGTTTCAAAGAAGTGA
- a CDS encoding glycerol-3-phosphate responsive antiterminator: MNIPAGIVPAIRSMKDFETALESDHNAVVLLETRLAQLKSLVTYAKRANKQVFVHVDLIQGLKADEYGMEFLVRAIKPDGVISTRGNIIKLAKKHKLTAIQRMFLLDSMAVDHNLQLIDRFQPDCVELLPGLVPDIITQIYEEASIPVIAGGLIRNEQEVSSALEAGAVAVSTSNAELWDLS, from the coding sequence ATGAACATACCAGCTGGAATTGTCCCCGCAATCCGCAGCATGAAAGATTTTGAAACGGCACTGGAATCGGATCACAATGCTGTTGTACTGCTGGAGACGCGATTAGCACAATTGAAAAGTTTGGTGACGTATGCGAAACGCGCTAATAAGCAGGTATTCGTGCATGTTGACTTGATTCAAGGGTTGAAAGCTGACGAATACGGTATGGAATTTCTAGTCCGTGCCATTAAACCGGATGGCGTTATTTCGACTAGAGGCAATATCATCAAGCTTGCCAAAAAGCATAAACTGACAGCTATCCAGCGCATGTTTTTGCTGGATAGCATGGCCGTTGACCACAATCTGCAATTGATTGATCGATTTCAGCCGGATTGTGTAGAATTGTTGCCAGGGCTTGTGCCGGATATTATAACACAAATATATGAAGAAGCGTCTATTCCGGTTATTGCCGGTGGTCTGATTAGAAACGAACAGGAAGTTTCATCAGCTTTAGAAGCAGGAGCAGTAGCGGTATCGACTTCCAATGCTGAGTTGTGGGATTTATCATAA
- a CDS encoding tetratricopeptide repeat protein produces MKQRSKIAPNEENIIPFIPDGDFYFTKGVEAFQKRKFEIAIKWLQKAVDAIPTNPLYKCQLSIVYTEIGSYHTANELLNEVLESSGDQYTDCYYLLANNYAHLGLLNDAKKYAESYLDKDPDGDMREDAEHLIDLMMVDEEQEDDDWEFEEEDELLIYQETVFFHMEHQAWDKALPLLEEMMALFPGHENIRHDYAYTLFFAGYRDDAIDMEYNLLAESPESLSSHINLAVFYHELCREEHKTHINALLNVYPVHEQQKLRIAVTFAQTGVHDEAFKRFRAINEEKVKNHLSYYKWYSITAYKLHMCSKALSIWKKGCRRHTELADEGLPWITD; encoded by the coding sequence ATGAAACAGCGTAGTAAAATAGCACCAAATGAGGAGAATATTATCCCCTTTATACCGGACGGCGATTTCTATTTTACAAAAGGTGTTGAAGCTTTTCAGAAGCGAAAGTTCGAAATAGCGATAAAATGGCTGCAAAAAGCAGTTGATGCAATTCCTACAAATCCGCTTTATAAGTGCCAGTTGTCTATTGTCTACACCGAAATTGGTTCTTACCACACTGCTAACGAATTGTTGAATGAAGTGTTGGAGTCATCAGGTGATCAGTATACAGATTGTTATTACTTACTTGCAAATAATTATGCCCATTTAGGTCTCTTGAATGATGCAAAAAAGTATGCAGAATCATATCTTGATAAAGACCCTGATGGTGATATGCGGGAAGACGCGGAACATTTAATTGACTTAATGATGGTTGATGAAGAACAAGAAGATGACGACTGGGAATTTGAGGAAGAAGATGAACTGCTCATTTATCAGGAGACGGTGTTTTTTCATATGGAACATCAAGCATGGGACAAGGCACTTCCATTGCTTGAAGAGATGATGGCTCTATTTCCGGGCCATGAGAATATACGGCATGATTATGCGTATACCCTATTTTTTGCAGGTTACAGAGATGATGCAATTGACATGGAATACAACCTACTAGCGGAATCTCCAGAATCATTATCAAGTCACATTAACTTAGCTGTTTTTTATCATGAGTTGTGCCGTGAAGAACACAAAACGCATATAAACGCTTTGTTGAATGTATATCCAGTACACGAACAGCAAAAACTTCGAATAGCAGTGACATTCGCACAAACTGGTGTTCACGACGAGGCGTTCAAACGGTTCCGGGCAATCAATGAGGAGAAGGTGAAAAATCACCTTTCCTATTATAAATGGTACAGTATTACAGCATATAAGCTTCATATGTGTTCAAAAGCACTTTCTATATGGAAGAAAGGCTGTAGACGACATACCGAATTAGCTGATGAAGGTCTTCCTTGGATTACGGACTAA
- the rapZ gene encoding RNase adapter RapZ: MWNSEQDTKLVIITGMSGAGKTVAVQSFEDLGYYCVDNLPPALLPKFLELMKDSRNNIHKVALVMDLRGREFFDSLFGALDVLGEEDWLNEHILFLDAKDEELVTRYKETRRSHPLAADGLPLEGIQKERAMLDELRGRAQRIIDTTTLKPKQLREKILNAYMEDKQEIFSVNMVSFGYKYGIPIDADLVFDVRFLPNPHYVPQMQPLTGLDSEVSSYVFKWSDTHKFNEKVLDLLQFMLPQYKKEGKSQLVVGIGCTGGQHRSVAIAQHFAKQLATNYITHVSHRDIDKRKGF, encoded by the coding sequence ATGTGGAATAGTGAACAAGATACCAAACTGGTTATTATTACAGGGATGTCGGGGGCAGGAAAAACGGTAGCTGTTCAAAGCTTTGAGGATTTGGGCTATTACTGTGTTGATAATTTGCCCCCGGCTCTCCTACCCAAGTTTTTAGAGCTAATGAAAGATTCGAGGAATAATATTCATAAAGTCGCCCTTGTCATGGATTTACGAGGAAGGGAATTTTTTGATTCCTTGTTTGGGGCACTGGACGTACTAGGGGAAGAAGACTGGTTAAATGAACACATTCTTTTCTTGGATGCAAAAGATGAGGAACTTGTAACCAGGTATAAGGAAACGAGGCGTTCCCACCCACTGGCCGCAGATGGCCTTCCACTCGAAGGTATTCAAAAGGAGCGCGCCATGCTTGATGAATTACGGGGCAGGGCGCAACGAATTATTGATACGACGACGTTAAAGCCAAAACAATTAAGAGAAAAAATACTAAACGCATACATGGAAGATAAACAGGAAATTTTTTCAGTTAATATGGTGTCGTTTGGTTATAAGTACGGTATACCAATTGATGCTGATTTGGTGTTCGATGTACGGTTTTTGCCAAATCCGCATTATGTACCGCAAATGCAGCCGTTGACAGGATTGGACTCCGAAGTGTCTTCCTATGTATTCAAATGGTCTGACACGCATAAATTTAATGAAAAGGTGCTTGATTTACTCCAGTTTATGCTCCCCCAATATAAGAAAGAAGGCAAGTCCCAGCTTGTCGTCGGGATTGGATGCACTGGCGGGCAGCATCGCTCGGTAGCTATCGCTCAACACTTCGCTAAACAACTTGCAACAAATTATATTACCCATGTCAGTCATCGTGATATTGACAAAAGAAAGGGTTTTTAA
- the ppaX gene encoding pyrophosphatase PpaX has translation MNIHTILFDLDGTLIDTNELIIESFIHTFQHYGKKLAREEAIEFIGPPLKDTFLQYNPVQAESMMETYREHNKKHHDDYVTAFPNVLKTIDRLHQKNIQLGIVTTKLRGTVGMGLRVTQLDSYFKTVITLDDVTCAKPHPEPVIKAMNELGASPESTLMVGDNSHDIEAGRNAAVKTAAVSWSLKDREKLLAYKPTYMLDDMQDLLKITEV, from the coding sequence ATGAACATTCATACCATACTCTTTGATTTGGATGGAACACTGATTGATACCAATGAACTGATCATTGAATCGTTCATACACACATTTCAGCATTACGGCAAAAAGCTTGCACGCGAGGAAGCAATTGAGTTTATTGGACCACCACTGAAAGATACATTTTTACAGTATAATCCTGTTCAGGCTGAGTCAATGATGGAAACATATCGCGAACATAATAAGAAGCATCATGATGATTATGTGACTGCATTTCCGAATGTCTTGAAAACAATTGACCGGTTGCACCAGAAAAACATTCAGCTTGGCATAGTTACGACAAAGCTGCGCGGGACCGTGGGAATGGGGTTAAGGGTTACTCAGCTCGATTCTTATTTCAAGACGGTGATCACGCTTGACGATGTCACTTGTGCTAAGCCACACCCGGAGCCGGTTATAAAAGCTATGAATGAACTTGGAGCCAGTCCAGAGTCAACGTTAATGGTTGGCGATAATTCACACGACATTGAAGCTGGAAGGAATGCCGCAGTCAAAACAGCGGCTGTTTCTTGGTCCTTGAAAGACCGCGAAAAATTACTGGCATACAAGCCTACTTATATGTTGGATGATATGCAGGATCTGCTCAAAATAACAGAGGTGTAG
- a CDS encoding glycerol-3-phosphate dehydrogenase/oxidase has translation MSVFSSYQRTNVFQQMKDTQLDVLVIGGGITGSGIALDAVTRGLNTAVVEMQDFAAGTSSRSTKLVHGGLRYLKQFEVKMVSEVGKERAIVYENGPHVTTPEWMMLPFYKGGTFGPFTTNIGLRVYDFLAGVKKSERREMLSPDEAADKEPLIKKDGLKGAGIYVEYKTDDARLTIEVMKKAVQKGAHAVNYAKVVDLIYQSGKVTGAIVEDQITGEQHYIYAKKIVNAGGPWVDDIREMDGSKKGKTLQLTKGVHVVFSKKRFPLKQAIYFDAPDGRMIFAIPRNDKTYVGTTDTSYNGDIANPKMTEDDRNYLLDAIRYMFPSLAITVDDVESSYAGLRPLIAEEGKDDPDEISRKDEIFVSNSGLISMAGGKLTGYRKMAEHAVNTVVKQLKEEEGILYGESETKHLPIAGGEVGGSTGFRDFKKQKIAEATALGIHEQVTTQLIQQYGANIDKIFELYEEEQANAHSAAIDPVVFAELIYAIKYEMAYKPVDFFVRRTGALFFDIAFVKKHKDNVIAYMANVFQWTDEQKQAYAEELDQLLDEAVHPII, from the coding sequence ATGTCAGTTTTCTCAAGTTATCAGCGTACTAACGTTTTTCAACAAATGAAAGATACCCAGCTCGATGTTCTCGTGATCGGTGGTGGTATTACAGGTTCCGGGATAGCGCTTGATGCGGTTACCCGAGGGTTAAATACGGCAGTGGTTGAAATGCAGGATTTTGCTGCTGGTACATCAAGCCGTTCAACCAAGCTTGTTCACGGTGGTTTGCGCTATTTAAAACAATTTGAAGTGAAAATGGTTTCTGAAGTCGGGAAAGAACGGGCTATCGTATATGAAAATGGCCCACATGTAACCACACCTGAGTGGATGATGCTGCCGTTTTATAAAGGTGGTACATTTGGACCGTTTACAACGAATATCGGTCTTCGCGTGTATGATTTTCTGGCAGGTGTAAAGAAAAGTGAACGAAGGGAAATGCTAAGTCCGGATGAGGCGGCGGATAAGGAACCGCTTATTAAAAAGGACGGTCTTAAAGGTGCTGGAATCTATGTGGAATATAAAACAGATGACGCACGACTGACCATTGAAGTAATGAAAAAGGCTGTTCAAAAAGGAGCGCATGCGGTCAATTATGCCAAAGTCGTTGATCTTATCTATCAATCCGGAAAAGTAACCGGTGCGATTGTAGAAGATCAGATCACTGGCGAACAGCACTATATTTATGCGAAGAAAATAGTGAATGCCGGTGGTCCATGGGTCGATGACATTCGTGAAATGGATGGATCCAAGAAAGGGAAAACCCTTCAGTTAACAAAAGGGGTTCATGTGGTGTTCTCGAAAAAACGTTTTCCACTTAAGCAGGCAATTTATTTTGATGCACCGGACGGCCGGATGATTTTTGCCATTCCACGGAATGATAAAACGTATGTGGGAACGACCGATACAAGTTACAATGGTGATATTGCTAATCCTAAAATGACCGAAGATGACAGGAATTATTTACTTGATGCGATTCGTTATATGTTTCCATCACTTGCTATAACTGTAGATGATGTTGAATCAAGCTATGCTGGATTAAGGCCATTAATTGCCGAAGAAGGCAAGGATGATCCCGATGAAATTTCTCGGAAAGACGAGATTTTTGTATCGAATTCCGGTCTAATCTCTATGGCAGGTGGGAAACTGACAGGGTATCGGAAAATGGCTGAACACGCCGTTAATACAGTGGTTAAGCAGCTTAAGGAAGAGGAAGGGATTTTGTACGGTGAATCGGAAACGAAGCATTTACCGATAGCCGGCGGAGAAGTAGGCGGTTCAACAGGCTTTCGTGACTTTAAAAAGCAGAAGATTGCTGAAGCGACTGCCCTTGGTATCCATGAACAAGTGACCACACAACTTATCCAGCAATATGGTGCCAATATTGATAAAATCTTTGAATTGTACGAAGAGGAACAAGCAAACGCACATAGCGCCGCAATTGATCCTGTCGTTTTTGCCGAACTCATTTACGCTATAAAGTATGAAATGGCTTATAAACCGGTGGACTTTTTTGTACGTCGGACAGGCGCGTTGTTTTTTGATATTGCCTTTGTTAAAAAGCATAAGGATAATGTTATTGCATATATGGCGAACGTTTTTCAATGGACGGATGAACAGAAGCAAGCTTATGCTGAAGAGCTTGACCAACTATTAGATGAAGCAGTCCATCCCATTATATAA
- the trxB gene encoding thioredoxin-disulfide reductase — MAEERIYDVIIAGAGPAGMTAAVYASRANLDTLMLERGIPGGQVANTEDVENYPGYEYISGPDLSNNMFEHAKKFGAEYAYGDIKDVEDHGEYKTVIAGKKQYHTRALIITTGAQYKKLGIPGEEELGGRGVSYCAVCDGAFFKGKDLIVVGGGDSAVEEGIYLTRFANKVTIVHRRDELRAQKILQDRAFDNDKIEFIWDTEAKQINGPSGKVESVTLTNNQTGEEYDHPIDGVFIYIGMLPLNEPFKSLGITNEEGYIPTNENMETSIPGIFAAGDIREKSLRQIVTATGDGSIAAETAQKYIEDLMEEIKAAQS; from the coding sequence ATGGCCGAAGAACGTATTTATGATGTGATTATTGCTGGTGCCGGTCCTGCCGGTATGACTGCCGCAGTTTATGCTTCACGTGCAAATTTGGACACACTGATGCTTGAACGCGGTATTCCGGGTGGCCAGGTAGCGAATACTGAAGATGTAGAAAACTACCCTGGCTATGAATACATTTCGGGACCGGATTTATCCAATAATATGTTCGAACATGCGAAAAAGTTTGGTGCCGAGTATGCGTACGGTGATATTAAAGATGTTGAGGATCATGGTGAGTATAAAACAGTCATTGCTGGGAAAAAGCAATATCATACACGTGCGTTAATTATTACGACTGGTGCCCAGTATAAGAAACTTGGCATTCCGGGCGAAGAGGAGCTCGGTGGACGCGGCGTTTCTTATTGTGCTGTATGTGATGGAGCGTTTTTTAAAGGAAAAGATCTTATCGTAGTCGGCGGTGGGGACTCCGCTGTTGAAGAAGGTATATATTTAACACGCTTTGCCAATAAAGTTACCATCGTGCATCGTCGTGATGAATTGCGTGCACAAAAAATTCTGCAGGATCGTGCATTTGACAATGACAAGATTGAATTCATCTGGGATACAGAGGCAAAACAAATTAATGGCCCAAGTGGCAAGGTAGAAAGCGTCACACTCACTAATAATCAGACAGGTGAAGAATATGACCATCCAATCGATGGGGTATTCATTTATATTGGCATGCTGCCGTTGAATGAGCCATTTAAATCTTTGGGTATTACTAATGAAGAAGGATATATTCCAACCAATGAAAATATGGAGACTTCAATCCCGGGAATCTTTGCTGCGGGTGACATTCGGGAGAAATCACTCCGACAAATCGTAACAGCAACTGGGGATGGAAGTATCGCCGCGGAGACAGCCCAGAAGTATATTGAGGATTTAATGGAAGAAATCAAAGCCGCACAATCCTAA
- a CDS encoding NUDIX hydrolase, which produces MQRVTNCILIDNDKVLLIKKPRRGWYAIPGGKMEQGETIKESVVREFWEETGLKLIDPSLTGAFTFMIYSSDELVQEWMMFTFMCKASEGELASYCKEGELEWVALDAIHKLPMAEGDRKIFAHVFSSNDMLFGSFSYTEDYELLQMRFDSTTS; this is translated from the coding sequence ATGCAACGTGTGACAAATTGCATATTAATAGATAATGATAAAGTTTTATTGATTAAAAAACCGCGCCGGGGTTGGTACGCAATCCCAGGCGGTAAGATGGAGCAAGGGGAAACGATTAAAGAATCCGTCGTTCGTGAATTTTGGGAGGAAACAGGTCTGAAACTAATTGATCCTTCACTGACTGGTGCATTCACTTTTATGATCTACAGTAGTGATGAGCTTGTGCAAGAGTGGATGATGTTCACATTTATGTGCAAGGCTTCTGAAGGAGAGTTGGCAAGTTACTGTAAAGAAGGAGAATTGGAGTGGGTGGCGTTGGACGCAATCCACAAATTGCCAATGGCGGAAGGGGACAGAAAGATTTTTGCTCATGTCTTTTCTTCTAACGACATGCTATTCGGTTCGTTTTCGTATACGGAGGATTACGAATTATTGCAAATGCGTTTTGACTCCACAACTTCATGA